The following proteins are encoded in a genomic region of Sesamum indicum cultivar Zhongzhi No. 13 linkage group LG8, S_indicum_v1.0, whole genome shotgun sequence:
- the LOC105168350 gene encoding LOW QUALITY PROTEIN: very-long-chain 3-oxoacyl-CoA reductase-like protein At1g24470 (The sequence of the model RefSeq protein was modified relative to this genomic sequence to represent the inferred CDS: substituted 1 base at 1 genomic stop codon) has protein sequence MVSTCLDYLTSQPLWVILVSSIGFLSFVKNSTILLKWIFHTLIKPSKDLKSYGSWALITGSTDGIGRAFAFKLAEKGLNLVLVSRNQDKLNRVSSEIQETYPEVEIRIFELDFARDDVISRVRGMKEAIKGLDVGILINNVGVTYPRAMYFHEVDEKIWKKLVRVNVEGTSYVTRAVVQGMVARGRGAIVNIGSGASIVVPSHPLYAIYAATIXPPPPLSRYVDQLSRSLYVEYKSYGIDVQCQVPLYVWTRMASEVAFVEKPSLFVPSAEKYVDAAVRFVGRGARCTPYWAHSVQWFVASLLPEALLDAWRLSIGITRMKLAPR, from the exons ATGGTTTCAACTTGCTTGGATTACCTAACATCTCAGCCTCTTTGGGTAATCTTGGTTTCCTCCATTGGCTTCCTCTCCTTTGTGAAAAATTCCACTATTCTTTTGAAATGGATTTTCCATACACTCATCAAACCCTCCAAAGATCTGAAGAGCTACGGTTCGTGGGCACTGATCACTGGTTCAACCGACGGGATAGGCAGAGCGTTTGCCTTCAAACTTGCCGAAAAGGGCTTGAATCTAGTACTGGTTAGCAGGAACCAAGACAAGCTCAATAGGGTTTCTTCTGAAATCCAAGAAACGTACCCTGAGGTAGAGATCAGGATTTTCGAGCTGGATTTCGCAAGAGATGATGTCATCTCTAGGGTTCGTGGGATGAAGGAGGCGATCAAGGGTCTTGATGTCGGGATTTTGATAAACAACGTTGGAGTAACGTATCCGAGAGCCATGTATTTTCATGAGGTCGACGAGAAAATATGGAAGAAGTTAGTGAGGGTTAATGTGGAAGGAACTAGTTATGTAACAAGAGCAGTTGTACAGGGAATGGTTGCAAGAGGAAGAGGTGCAATTGTGAATATTGGTTCCGGGGCATCCATTGTCGTACCTTCTCATCCTCTCTACGCTATCTACGCAGCCACAAtctaaccccccccccccctctcccg GTATGTTGATCAATTATCCAGAAGCTTATACGTAGAGTACAAGAGCTACGGCATAGACGTACAGTGCCAGGTACCATTATACGTATGGACAAGAATGGCATCAGAAGTGGCTTTTGTGGAGAAACCGTCGTTGTTCGTACCATCGGCGGAGAAGTACGTGGATGCAGCAGTTAGGTTCGTGGGGCGTGGAGCGAGGTGCACCCCTTACTGGGCTCACTCCGTCCAGTGGTTCGTCGCCTCACTGTTGCCtgaagctcttcttgatgcctgGCGGCTCTCCATTGGAATCACAAGAATGAAACTCGCACCCCGTTGA
- the LOC105168352 gene encoding uncharacterized protein LOC105168352, with protein MDLLSTNCCLRVKSRSPYFRAASQFLGVDREICGCSSSPNFFTKLCCGHGGRVKALAGQNQTKRLRKRGKFQKTDKDLPQRVQIQDEYDGVDATLISGVDYVEDGNKMPSSGTSDVQSTSVVVPSRTAVLQACTVTSGLMGAVGVLIRQVSHFAAREGWPVLDCSADITFSFELWHLELIAGSVILVSSCRFLLLKTWPDFAESSQAANQQVLTSLEPLDYLLIAFLPGISEELLFRGALLPLFGVNSTSIFVVAALFGVLHLGSGRKYSFAVWATLVGLVYGYATTWSSSIIVPMASHALNNLVAGVIWRYSSNSSK; from the exons ATGGATTTGCTAAGCACAAACTGCTGCCTGAGGGTAAAATCTCGCAGTCCCTATTTCCGCGCCGCGTCCCAGTTCTTGG GTGTAGATAGGGAAATTTGTGGGTGCAGTAGTTCACCCAACTTCTTCACCAAATTATGCTGT ggACATGGAGGTAGGGTAAAGGCTTTGGCTGGTCAGAATCAGACCAAGAGATTAAGAAAACGAggaaaatttcagaaaacgGACAAGGATTTACCTCAAAGAGTACAAATACAAGATGAATATGATGGTGTAGATGCAACATTAATATCGGGGGTCGATTATGTTGAAGATGGGAATAAGATGCCTTCTTCTGGTACCTCGGACGTTCAGAGTACTTCAGTTGTTGTCCCATCAAGGACTGCTGTGCTTCAAGCATGCACTGTCACTTCTGGTCTGATGGGTGCTGTAGGTGTTCTAATTCGGCAG GTTTCCCACTTTGCTGCAAGAGAAGGATGGCCGGTTCTTGACTGTTCCGCAGATATAACGT TTAGCTTTGAGTTATGGCATCTTGAGTTGATTGCTGGATCAGTTATACTCGTGTCGTCATGTCGTTTCTTGCTACTGAAAACATGGCCAGATTTTGCCGAGTCTAGCCAAGCAGCTAATCAGCAG GTCCTTACTTCCCTGGAACCTCTGGACTACCTGCTCATAGCATTTTTACCAGGAATCAGTGAG GAACTCCTCTTTCGCGGTGCGTTGTTACCACTTTTTGGCGTTAATTCAACGAGTATTTTCGTGGTTGCTGCGTTATTCGGTGTACTACACCTCGGAAGTGGTCGAAAATATTCCTTTGCAGTCTg GGCAACTTTGGTCGGCCTTGTGTACGGCTACGCTACAACTTGGTCCTCGAGCATTATTGTGCCAATGGCTTCTCATGCACTGAACAACTTGGTCGCTGGCGTCATCTGGCGCTACTCCTCCAATTCATCAAAGTAG